The Microbacterium luteum nucleotide sequence GTCGGTCTCAACGACAACGTCGTCGAGGGTCTCCGCGCCCTCGACATCCCCGCGTTCAGCGTGCAGTACCACCCCGAGGCGGCCGCCGGTCCGCACGATGCGAACTATCTGTTCGATCGCTTCCGCGACATGGTGCTCGACACCCTGTCCGCCCGCAGCAACGACTCCCAGGAGGGTGGCCTCTGATGCCCAAGCGCGACGACATCCGATCCGTCCTCGTCATCGGCTCCGGCCCGATCGTCATCGGTCAGGCGTGCGAGTTCGACTATTCCGGCACCCAGGCGTGCCGCGTGCTCCGTGAAGAGGGGGTGCGCGTGATCCTCGTCAACTCCAATCCGGCGACGATCATGACCGACCCGGACTTCGCCGACGCCACATACATCGAGCCGATCTCGCCCGAGGTGATCGAGACGATCCTGGCGAAGGAGAAGCCCGACGCGATCCTGCCGACCCTCGGTGGGCAGACGGCGCTGAACGCCGCGATGGCGTTGCACGATCGCGGCATCCTCGACGCCTACGGGGTCGAGCTCATCGGCGCGAACGTCGACGCCATCCGCAAGGGCGAGGACCGTCAGGTCTTCAAGGAACTCGTCATCGAGTCGGGGGCCGATGTGGCCGAGAGTCGCATCTGCCACTCGATGGACGAGGTGCTCGCCGGCGCCGCCGACCTCGGCTATCCGCTCGTCGTGCGTCCGTCGTTCACGATGGGCGGCCTCGGCAGCGGATTCGCGTTCGACGAAGCCGACCTGCGGCGCATCGCCGGCGCCGGTCTGCGCGATTCGCCCACGCACGAGGTTCTCCTGGAGGAGTCGATCCTCGGTTGGAAAGAATACGAGCTCGAGCTCATGCGCGACTCCGCAGACAACACCGTCGTGGTGTGCTCGATCGAGAACGTCGACCCGGTCGGCGTGCACACGGGCGACTCCATCACCGTCGCGCCGTCGCTGACGCTGACCGACCGCGAGTACCAGAAGATGCGCGACATCGGCATCGACATCATCCGTGCGGTGGGCGTCGACACGGGCGGGTGCAACATCCAGTTCGCCGTCAATCCCGACACCGGCCGCATCATCGTCATCGAGATGAACCCCCGCGTGTCGCGGTCGTCGGCGCTCGCGTCGAAGGCGACGGGCTTCCCCATCGCGAAGATCGCCGCGAAGCTGGCCATCGGCTACCGCCTGGACGAGATCCCGAACGACATCACCAAGGTCACCCCCGCGAGCTTCGAGCCCACGCTCGACTACGTCGTGGTCAAGGTGCCTCGCTTCAACTTCGAGAAGTTCCCCAACGCCGACACCACGCTGACCACGACCATGAAGTCGGTGGGAGAGGCCATGGCGATCGGCCGGAACTACACGACGGCGCTGCAGAAGGCGCTGCGCTCGCTCGAGAAGCGCGGTTCGAGCTTCCACTGGGGCGACGAGGATCGCACGGTCGACGAGCTCCTGGAGATCGCCCGCACGCCCACCGACGGCCGCATCGTCGTGCTCCAGCAGGCGATGCGCAAGGGCGCGACCGTCGAGCAGGCGTTCGAGGCGACGAGCATCGACCGCTGGTTCCTCGACCAGATGCTTCTCATCAACGAGGTCGCCGAGGAGATCCGCGGCGCCGAGGAGCTCGACGCGGCCGCCCTCCGGCTCGCGAAGGATCACGGATTCTCGGATGCGCAGATCGCGCAGCTGCGGGGCCTCGACGAGGCCGAGGTCCGCGGCATCCGACACGGTCTGGACATCCGCCCGGTGTACAAGACGGTCGACACGTGCGCCGGCGAGTTCCCGGCCCTCACGCCGTACCACTACTCCAGCTACGACAGCGAGACCGAAGTCACCCCGTCGGAGCGCACGAAGGTCGTGATCATCGGATCCGGTCCCAACCGCATCGGCCAGGGCGTCGAGTTCGACTACTCGTGCGTCCACGCCTCGTTCGCGCTGAGCGACGCCGGGTACGAGACGATCATGGTCAACTGCAACCCGGAGACGGTGTCGACGGATTACGACACGTCGGACCGGCTCTACTTCGAGCCGCTGACGCTCGAGGACGTGCTCGAGGTGCTGCACGCCGAAGCGCAGTCCGGCAAGATCCTCGGCGTCGTCTGCCAGCTCGGCGGGCAGACTCCGCTGGGCCTCGCCAAGGGGATCGAAGAAGCCGGGTACACCATCCTCGGGACGAGCCCGGCGGCGATCGACCTCGCCGAGGAGCGCGGGCTCTTCAGCGGGATCCTCGACGCGGCCGGACTCGTCGCGCCCCGGCACGGCACGGCGATCGACGTCGACGAGGCTGTCGCGGTCGCGGAGGACATCGGCTACCCGGTCCTGGTCCGCCCGAGCTTCGTGCTCGGCGGACGCGGCATGGAGATCGTGTACGACACCGACAGCCTCCGCGACTACTTCGTGCGGATCGCCGACCAGGCGATCATCGGCCCCGGACTCCCGCTGCTGGTCGACCGCTTCCTCGACGATGCCATCGAGATCGACGTCGATGCCCTCTTCGACGGCGAGCAGCTGTACGTCGGCGGGGTCATGGAGCACCTGGAGGAGGCGGGCATCCACTCCGGCGACTCCAGCTGCACGCTTCCGCCGATCTCGCTCGGCCGCAGCGACGTGGACCGGGTGCGCACCGCGACGCTCGCCATCGCGCAGGGCATCGGCGTGCGGGGGCTGCTGAACGTGCAGTTCGCCATCAGCGCCGGCGTGCTCTACGTCATCGAGGCGAACCCGCGCGCGAGCCGTACCGTCCCCTTCGTCTCGAAGGCACTCGGGATCCCGCTCGCCAAGGCCGCCTCGCGCGTCATGGCCGGTGCGACGATCGGGGAGCTCATCTCGGAGGGCCTGCTCCCGGCCGCGGACGGCTCGCGCGTTCCGCTGGACGCCCCGGTGTCGGTCAAGGAGGCGGTGCTCCCCTTCAAGCGCTTCCGCACGAAGGACGGCGAGACGGTGGATTCCATCCTCGGCCCCGAGATGCGCTCCACCGGTGAGGTGATGGGTATCGACCGCGACTTCCCGACGGCGTTCGCCAAGAGCCAGCAGGCAGCCTACGGGGGCATGCCGACCACGGGCACGGTCTTCATCTCCGTCGCCGACGACGACAAGCGCGCCGTCATCCTCCCGGCGCACCGACTGCGGGAGCTCGGCTTCGACCTCGTCGCCACGGAGGGCACGGCCGAGATCCTCGCCCGCAACGGCATCGCGGTGAAGGTCGTCGCGAAATACTCCGAGACGCAGGAGTCGGGCGAGCCGAACGTGGTCGATCTGATCAACGCCGGCGAGATCGACATGGTCGTGAACACCCCGTCGGGAGGGATGGCTCGCGCCGACGGCTACGAGATCCGCGCCGCGGCGGTGGCTGCCGACAAGGCGCTGTTCACCACCATCGCGCTCCTGGGCGCCGCCGTCAGCGCTCTCCCCGCGCTCCGCGAGGGGTTCGAGGTGCGAAGCCTTCAGGAATACGCGGTGGACCGCGCCTCGCGCTCATGACCGGATTCGGCGAGCGGGTGCGGTCGACCCTGGCGCAGCGGGGTCCGCTGTGCGTCGGGGTCGACCCGCACCCGAGACTTCTCGTCGACTGGGGTCTGCCGGAGACGGCCGCCGGCGCACGGGAGTTCGGACTCCGCGTGGTGGATGCCGCAGCGACCGCCGGGGTCGGCATCGTCAAGCCGCAGGTCTCGTTCTTCGAGCGCTTCGGATCGGCCGGGTACCGCGCCCTCGAGGACGTGCTGCGGACGGCCCGGGAGTCGGAGCTGCTCGTCATCGCCGATGCCAAGCGCGGTGACATCGGGTCGACGATGGATGCCTACGCCGAAGCGTGGCTGCGCGCCGGATCCCCCCTCGAGGCCGACGCGCTGACGGTGAGCCCGTACCTCGGAGTCGGGGTCCTCGCATCGGCTGCGAGCCTGGCCTATGCCGGCGACAAGGGACTGTTCGTGCTGGTCGCGACGAGCAATCCCGAGGGGGTGGACCTGCAGCGCTCCCGCGACGCGAGCCGGCGGACGGTCGCGCGGCGGGTCCTCGACGAGGTCACGCAGATCAACGCCGCCCACGTCGATGACGGACGATGGGGGAGTGTCGGCGTCGTGATCGGCGCGACGGTCGGGTGGGCGGATGCGGGGCTGGCTCCGGTGTCTCCGCCGGCGCCGATCCTCGCCCCCGGTTTCGGATTCCAGGGCGCGCAGCCGGGCGACCTCGGCGCGGCGTTCGGCGACAGCGCGCAGACCGTGATCGCCAGCGAGAGTCGGAGCCTTCTCTCCGCCGGTCCGGGGCGGCTCGCGGAGACCATCAGAGACCGCTCAGAGCACTACAGGAGCAGGGAATGACCGAACCACACCGACCTCCCGAGGTCGACCGCGTCGCGGCGTCGCGCCGTGCCGTCGAGGCCCGCCGGGCACGAGCGTCGCTGAAGAAGGACATCGCGATGCGGGTCGTGACGCCCCAGGACGTGCTCGCTCGGAGCACCGACGCCACGGATTCCGCCGCGGCGACGCTGCGCGTGACGGAGTTCCTGACCGCGCTGCCGGCCATCGGTGCGGGCAAGCGCGATCGCGTGCTGCAGTCGCTCGGGATTTCACCGGTCAAGCGCCTTGGCGGGCTGGGTGGCCGTCAGCGGAACGCCCTGTCGACGTGGCTCGACGAGCGTTTCCCGCCCATCCGACCCCGCGCCGGACGCAGCCGTCTCCTCGTGCTGGCCGGACCGACGGCGGTGGGCAAGGGGACGGTCGCCGCGCACATCGCCGCGCACCATCCGGAGATCCTCCTCTCGGTCTCGGCGACGACCCGGCCGCCCCGTCCGGGCGAGATCGACGGTGCGCACTACTTCTTCGTCGACGACGAGGCGTTCGACCGCATGGTGGATGCCGGCGACCTGCTCGAGCACGCCACCGTGCACAACCGTCACCGCTACGGCACACCCCGGCGCCCCATCGAAGAGGCGCTGGCCGAAGGACGGACCGTGCTGCTCGAGATCGATCTGCAGGGCGCACGCCAGGTGCGCGCGGCCGACCCCGCCGCCACGCTCGTGTTCCTGCTGCCGCCGAGCTGGGACGAACTGGTTCAGCGGCTCATCGGGCGCGGGACCGAGGATGCCGAAGAGCGCGCGCGCCGCCTGCGCACGGCGAAGGTCGAGTTGGCCGCTCAGAGCGAATTCGACCACCGCGTCGTCAACGACGACGTCGCCGAGGCGGCCCGCAAGGTCGTAGAATTGTCCGAAGCGCCCGCGCGCTACTCGTCGCGCGGCTGACGCGATCGACTCACCGCCACCATCCGAACCAGGAGGTTCCCCATGGCCGGAACGAACCAGGGCATCATCGAGCCCCCCATCGACGCACTCCTCGAGAAGGTCGACTCCAAGTACCAGCTGGTCATCTACGCATCCAAGCGCGCGCGCCAGATCAACGACTACTACTCGGATCTGCACGAGGGGAACCTGTTCGACAACGTCGGGCCGCTCGTGGACTCCACGGTCGAGGACAAGCCGCTGACCATCGCGATGCACGAGATCCACGAGGACAAGCTGCGCCTTCGCGCCGCCGAGTGAGCTCACCGCACATCACCGGCCGCATGATCCGTCATGTCGGCCGGTGATGTCATACTGCCTCCGTCCGTGACCGCTGTCTTCCTGGAGCTCCGATGAGCGATCTTCGCCTGTTCACGTCCGAGTCCGTCACCGAGGGGCATCCCGACAAGATCTGCGACCAGATCTCCGACAGCATCCTCGACGCGATCCTCGCCGAGGATCCGGAGGGACGCGTGGCCGTCGAGACGCTCGTGACGACCGGTCTCGTGCATGTCGCGGGGGAGGTGTCCACCAGTGCATACGTCGAGATCCCCGCGATCGTGCGCGACGTGGTCAACCGCATCGGCTACACCAGCAGCGAGACGGGTTTCGACGGTGACTCCTGCGGTGTGAGCGTCTCCATCGGCGCACAGTCCTCGGACATCGCCGCCGGGGTGAACAAGGCGTTCGAGCAGCGTGAGCGCGGATCGGTCGACCCGGCCGATGAGCAGGGCGCCGGCGACCAGGGCATCATGTTCGGCTACGCCACCGACGAGACGCCGCAGTTCATGCCGATCGCTGCATGGACGGCGCACCGCATGGCCGAGCGCCTCGCCGACCTCCGCCGGGACGGTCAGCTGCCCTTCCTCCGCCCGGACGGCAAGACGCAGGTGACGCTGGGCTTCGACGGGGGCGTGCCCAAGACCGTCGAGTCGGTGGTGCTCTCGACTCAGCACCACCCCGACATCTCTCAGGCCGACCTTCGCGACCGGGTGCGCGCGGAGGTCATCGACCCCGTACTGCACGCCACCGGCCTCGATCTGCCCGGCGTGCAGTACTTCATCAACCCGGCCGGGCCCTTCGTCGTCGGCGGCCCGAAGGGCGACGCTGGTCTGACGGGTCGCAAGATCATCATCGACACCTACGGCGGCGCGTCGCGCCACGGTGGCGGTGCATTCAGCGGAAAGGACCCGTCGAAGGTGGACCGGTCCGCCGCCTATGCGATGCGCTGGGTCGCGAAGAACGCCGTCGCCGCGGGCCTTGCCGATCGCCTCGAGGTGCAGGTGGCCTACGCCATCGGCAAGGCGAGCCCCGTCGGACTCTACGTGGAGACCTTCGGAACGGGCCACGTCGCCGACGAGATGATCACGCGGGCGATCCGCGATGTCTTCGATCTCCGGCCCAAGGCGATCATCGATCGGCTCGATCTCCAGCGCCCCATCTACGCCGACACGGCCGCCTACGGCCACTTCGGCCGCGAGCTGCCGAGCTTCACCTGGGAACGCACCGATCGCGTCGACGAGCTCCGCTCCGCCGCCGGTCTCTGACATGTCCGCCCGCCGCGTCGCGCGGGTGCTCGTCGACTCCCCGCTGCCGCAGCTGGACCGCCTGCTCGACTATGCGGTCCCCGTCCCGCTCGTCGACCACGCGCTCGCCGGGGTGAGGGTGAAGGTGCCGCTGCGGACCGCGGGCCGCACGGTGGAGGGATGGATCGTCGAGATCGCCGACGAGGAGCCTGGCGACCGACCCCTGTCCGACCTGGAGGATGTCGTCTCGCCCGTGCCGGTCCTGCCTCCCGGGCTGT carries:
- the carB gene encoding carbamoyl-phosphate synthase large subunit, translated to MPKRDDIRSVLVIGSGPIVIGQACEFDYSGTQACRVLREEGVRVILVNSNPATIMTDPDFADATYIEPISPEVIETILAKEKPDAILPTLGGQTALNAAMALHDRGILDAYGVELIGANVDAIRKGEDRQVFKELVIESGADVAESRICHSMDEVLAGAADLGYPLVVRPSFTMGGLGSGFAFDEADLRRIAGAGLRDSPTHEVLLEESILGWKEYELELMRDSADNTVVVCSIENVDPVGVHTGDSITVAPSLTLTDREYQKMRDIGIDIIRAVGVDTGGCNIQFAVNPDTGRIIVIEMNPRVSRSSALASKATGFPIAKIAAKLAIGYRLDEIPNDITKVTPASFEPTLDYVVVKVPRFNFEKFPNADTTLTTTMKSVGEAMAIGRNYTTALQKALRSLEKRGSSFHWGDEDRTVDELLEIARTPTDGRIVVLQQAMRKGATVEQAFEATSIDRWFLDQMLLINEVAEEIRGAEELDAAALRLAKDHGFSDAQIAQLRGLDEAEVRGIRHGLDIRPVYKTVDTCAGEFPALTPYHYSSYDSETEVTPSERTKVVIIGSGPNRIGQGVEFDYSCVHASFALSDAGYETIMVNCNPETVSTDYDTSDRLYFEPLTLEDVLEVLHAEAQSGKILGVVCQLGGQTPLGLAKGIEEAGYTILGTSPAAIDLAEERGLFSGILDAAGLVAPRHGTAIDVDEAVAVAEDIGYPVLVRPSFVLGGRGMEIVYDTDSLRDYFVRIADQAIIGPGLPLLVDRFLDDAIEIDVDALFDGEQLYVGGVMEHLEEAGIHSGDSSCTLPPISLGRSDVDRVRTATLAIAQGIGVRGLLNVQFAISAGVLYVIEANPRASRTVPFVSKALGIPLAKAASRVMAGATIGELISEGLLPAADGSRVPLDAPVSVKEAVLPFKRFRTKDGETVDSILGPEMRSTGEVMGIDRDFPTAFAKSQQAAYGGMPTTGTVFISVADDDKRAVILPAHRLRELGFDLVATEGTAEILARNGIAVKVVAKYSETQESGEPNVVDLINAGEIDMVVNTPSGGMARADGYEIRAAAVAADKALFTTIALLGAAVSALPALREGFEVRSLQEYAVDRASRS
- the pyrF gene encoding orotidine-5'-phosphate decarboxylase — encoded protein: MTGFGERVRSTLAQRGPLCVGVDPHPRLLVDWGLPETAAGAREFGLRVVDAAATAGVGIVKPQVSFFERFGSAGYRALEDVLRTARESELLVIADAKRGDIGSTMDAYAEAWLRAGSPLEADALTVSPYLGVGVLASAASLAYAGDKGLFVLVATSNPEGVDLQRSRDASRRTVARRVLDEVTQINAAHVDDGRWGSVGVVIGATVGWADAGLAPVSPPAPILAPGFGFQGAQPGDLGAAFGDSAQTVIASESRSLLSAGPGRLAETIRDRSEHYRSRE
- the gmk gene encoding guanylate kinase, yielding MTEPHRPPEVDRVAASRRAVEARRARASLKKDIAMRVVTPQDVLARSTDATDSAAATLRVTEFLTALPAIGAGKRDRVLQSLGISPVKRLGGLGGRQRNALSTWLDERFPPIRPRAGRSRLLVLAGPTAVGKGTVAAHIAAHHPEILLSVSATTRPPRPGEIDGAHYFFVDDEAFDRMVDAGDLLEHATVHNRHRYGTPRRPIEEALAEGRTVLLEIDLQGARQVRAADPAATLVFLLPPSWDELVQRLIGRGTEDAEERARRLRTAKVELAAQSEFDHRVVNDDVAEAARKVVELSEAPARYSSRG
- the rpoZ gene encoding DNA-directed RNA polymerase subunit omega, which encodes MAGTNQGIIEPPIDALLEKVDSKYQLVIYASKRARQINDYYSDLHEGNLFDNVGPLVDSTVEDKPLTIAMHEIHEDKLRLRAAE
- the metK gene encoding methionine adenosyltransferase, whose amino-acid sequence is MSDLRLFTSESVTEGHPDKICDQISDSILDAILAEDPEGRVAVETLVTTGLVHVAGEVSTSAYVEIPAIVRDVVNRIGYTSSETGFDGDSCGVSVSIGAQSSDIAAGVNKAFEQRERGSVDPADEQGAGDQGIMFGYATDETPQFMPIAAWTAHRMAERLADLRRDGQLPFLRPDGKTQVTLGFDGGVPKTVESVVLSTQHHPDISQADLRDRVRAEVIDPVLHATGLDLPGVQYFINPAGPFVVGGPKGDAGLTGRKIIIDTYGGASRHGGGAFSGKDPSKVDRSAAYAMRWVAKNAVAAGLADRLEVQVAYAIGKASPVGLYVETFGTGHVADEMITRAIRDVFDLRPKAIIDRLDLQRPIYADTAAYGHFGRELPSFTWERTDRVDELRSAAGL